The genomic window ATTCATTGGCAAATATAAAGCCTGTAAAGGCAAGGGTTAAAACTATATTTTTCATCGTAACTCCTTTTTTAAATTTTAGCACAAAATTAAATATATTAAATTGTTTTGATAAAATTAATAAAATATAAAAAAGGTAAGTTATGGCTTTAGAAATAGAAAGAAAATATCTTGTTGATTTAGAAAAACTTGGCACTTTAGAAAATGGAAGCAGAATAAAACAAGCTTATCTTTCAACAAATAAAGATGCAGTTGTAAGAGTTAGAGTTAAAAATGACAAAGCATATCTAACAATAAAAGGCTCAAATATTGGAGTTACAAGATTAGAGTTTGAATATGAAATTCCTTTAGATGAAGCAAATGAGATGTTAGATAAATTATGTCAAAAACCAGTGATTGATAAAACAAGATATTTGATAACTCATGAAAATCATATTTGGGAACTTGATATTTTTTATGGAGAGAATGAGGGTTTAGTAGTTGTTGAAGTTGAACTTTCAAGTGAAGATGAAACTATAATTTTGCCTTCTTGGGTAAAAGAAGAAGTAACAACTGATGCCAGATATTACAACTCAAATCTTATGAAACATCCATTCAAAGATTGGCAAAAATAAAGAGAATAAATTCTCTTTATTTTAAGCGATTAGAAGTTTTGCTAAATCATCTTTTGCATTTGTTGTAAGTGTAAGATTGAAGTTTTCTGCTAAGAAGTTGAAAATATCTTCATTTACAAATTGTGGAGGTTTTGGCCCTAAGTAAATATTTTTTATTCCAAGTGAGAATAGAGCTAATAAGACAATAATAGCTTTTTGCTCCATCCACGATAATACAATTGAAATTGGTAAATCATTGATTGGAGTATTTAATGCTTCGCTTAAAGCTTTAGCAATTTCAACTGCACCATTTGAGTCATTACATTGACCTAAGTCTAGGTATCTAGGAATTCCAGTTCCTTCAATCTCTCCAAAATCAATATCATTGAATCTGAATTTACCACAAGATGAAGTGATGATTACACAATCTTTTGGTAAAGATGAAGTTAATTCTCTATAATATTCTCCACCTTTCCCTGGTGCATCACAACCAGCAACTACGAAGAATTGTTTGATTTTCCCCTCTTCTAATGCTTTTAAAATTTGTGGAGCTAAAGTTAAAACTGTTTTATAGTGATGACCAGTTGTTAATGTTGTAGTTTCATTAAAATCAATTCCATTTGCATCTGCGCACTCTAAAGTTCTTTTGATTAAAGCATCAAAGTTATCATTTTCAATAGGAGTTGAACCCTCAACACCTACGATTTTGTAAGTGAATAATCTATCTAAATATCCACAATTTTTCTTTGGAGGAACAATACAGTTTGTATTTACTACAAAAGTTCCAGGGAATTTTTCCATCAGTTTTGCTTGGTCAAACCATGCTTTCCCAACATTTCCTTTTAGGTGTTTATATTTTCTTAGTTCTGGATAACCATGAGCTGGTAACATTTCAGAGTGTGTATAAACATTAATTCCTTTATCTTGTGTTGCTATTAACAATCTTTCAAACATCTCTAAATCATGTCCAGAAACTAAGATAGCTTTCCCTTCAACTTTGTTTTGAGAAACAGTTACGGGAGTTGGAATACCAAATTTATTAGTGTGAGTATTTGATAATCTATCCATTACTAAACTTCCAGCTCGTCCAATTTTCATTAGTTGATTGATGTGGTCGTTAAAATTAAAATTCACATTTGTAAGTGTAAAATAAAGCGTTTCACTCATAACATCATCAATTTCTTTTGTAAGTTCAGGTTTAAATGTATTTAAATGCTCTCTATATGCACTAAGACCTTTTAAACCAAAAATCATAATATCTTGTAATCTTGAAAGATTTTCATCTTTCCCACAAGTTCCAACAACTGCACCAGTACTTCCACAACCACCTTTTTGACTCATTTCACATTGATAACAAAACATACTCATAATATAAAATCCTTTTAAGTTTTGAGGGATTATATGGTTTTAACAGATGTGATACATTGATACAAATCAATACTTGTTTATGTTTTGTAAGTTATAAAATCCTAGAATACGAACTTTAAAATAAAAAGGATTATTATGTCAAAAGATAGAATTAGAGATTTTATAGATATTCAATTTGAAAATTTAGAGGATCCTATTTATAAAATTGAAGAAGATGAGAATCATGTTTATGCAATTTTCACAGAAGTTTTAAGTAAAAATGTATCTAAGGAGATAACTTTTAAAATATTAAATGATATTTTATATCTACATTCTGTAACTTATGGTTGGAAACCAGTAGAAAAAGGGAATGCAAATAAATATTTTTGGATTGAACTTTTAAAAACAGAAGCCTAAGAAGCTACTGTTTTTGCTGGAAGTTTAGAAATAAACTCTTCAATAGACAAAGCAACTCTTTTAGAAAAGGCAACAGCTTCTACAACAGTTCTGGCACCGGTAACCACATCACCAGAAGCAAATACACCACGTCTAGCTGTTATTCCATTTTCATCACTTTGTAGTAGTCCATTTTCGCCTAAAGATAATCCAGTATTATTTCTTACAATTAAATCCCTTGCTGTTTGACTAATTGCAATTAATATAGAATCAGCTTCTTCAAAACTTTCTCTATTTACTTCTTGATCTGTTGTCATATATCTAATGCCTTTTTCTGTTAGTTCTAAAGGTAATTTGTGAAGATTGAATTTTACACCATCTATTTTTGCATGGTCAATTTCCATTTTTTCTGCATGCATATCTTCTTCACCTTTTCTATACATTAGTGAAACATCATTTGCACCATTTCTAATGGCAGTTCTTGCAACATCCATGGCAACATTTCCAGCACCAATTACAACAACTTTTTTGCCTAAATCGTAAGCTTTTGGAGTTTTTAGATAATCAATCGCAAAGTGAACATTTCCAAGACTTTCGCCTTTGATTCCTAGTTTTTTAGGTGCCCAAACACCTGTTCCTATAAATATCGCATCAAAGCCATCTCTTTGTAAATCATCAAGGGTGATATTTTTCCCAATCATGATATTTTTTCTAATCTTAACCCCTATTTTTTTTAGCTTATCTTCTATTGTGTCTAAGATAGTTTTGTCAAGTCTAAAATCAGGAATACCATATCTTAAAACACCGCCGATTTGGTTGTTCCCTTCATACATAGTTACATTGTAACCTTTTATAGCCATTATCATTGCAAGACTAATTCCAGCAGGTCCTGAGCCAATGATTGCTATGTTTCTACCCTTTTGAATTGGTTTTTCAAACTCCCTATAATTCATATAATAAGTTGAGATATAGTTTTCTATTCCACCTACATTTACGGGAGTCGATTTTTTATTTAAAACACAATGTCCTTCACAATGCTTTTCATGTGGACAAACTAAAGAACAAACAATTGATAAAGGATTATTATCAAATACTAATTTCCCTGCTTCTTTGATATTTCCACTTAAAAAAAGTCTAATCATTTCTGCAATTGGAGTGCTAACAGGACAACCTGTTTGACACTTAGGTTTTTTACAATCTAGACAAGTTTGCGCTGAATTTATTATATGTTGCATTTTATACTCTTTTTGTTTTGTATGTAATTATAACAAATTAATTAATCTATTAAAATAATTTAAATATAGCAAGCAATTTTCTAGTTATTTCTTCACTAATTAAGTATAATATTCAACTTTAAATAAATAGTTATTAAACAACTAACATAATAAAAATAATTATATAAAAGGATGGTGATGTCTCTTGTTAAAAAGGTAGTTTTCTTGGTAGTTTTATTGCTTGGATTTATAGTATATTCTGTTTATACATTTGATTATGATACAGCTTTAAATACTAATTCAGCAGTTTCAAATTCTGAAAAAATACAAAATAAAGTTTCCCAAATAGGCTTTGTTGATAAAATTATTAATATGTTTGATTCTTCTGATGATACACAAACTAAACCTTTTAGTTTTGTTTTAACTAAAAAAGATGGAATGCTAGTTATGGATGGTATTTTTTCAAGTGAAGATGATACAAAAAAAATATCAGATATTTTAAATATTAATCGTGATGGTGAATATACTTATGAAGAGGATATATCAATTGACGAAGATTTAATAAGTAAAATTGCTAATTTAATTACACCTTTAAAAGATTTTTTTGAAGATGGGGCAAAACTATCAATTATAAATAATGAAGTTTTTTTATCAGGGGAATTAAAAGATCCAAATTATTCTTCATTATTAGAAACAATGATTTCAAGATTAGATATTAATATAATAGAAGATATAAAAATATCAAATCCTATACTTGTAAGTGAATCAACTTCTTTAGAGAACAATGAATCAATCTTAAACACTGAATTACCTAATGATAAAACTGTTAATGCTAATAATAAAAAATCTTTGAATATTCAAGAGATACAAGCAAATATAAATAAATTATTAGCAGATAAAAAAATTACATTTGAAAGAAGAAGTACTTCTGTTACTGAGGATTCTTATTCAACATTAACAAAAATCTCACAGATAATGAAAGAAAATAAGAGTTTAAAAATTGAAATAGCCGGACATACTGATTCAAGAGGTGAAAAGGCATTAAATAAACAGATTTCTCAAGAAAGAGCAAATAGTGTTAAAAATGTTTTAGTGTCTTTAGGCATCCCCTCAGATAGTTTAACTGCAGTTGGTTATGGTGAAGAACTTCCTCTTGTTAAAGATGATGAAAACGGATTATCAGAAATTAACAGAAGAGTTGAATTTAATATTATAGGAGAATAAAAAATGTTTGAAATTGCATCATTAATTGTTGTGAACTTGTTGCTTGCTGGAATTATAGGATTTATTATAGGTTATCTAGTTGGTAGAACTAATTCTCCGAAAATTAAATCAATAAAGAATAATAATAGCGATGAACCAAGAGATGAAAAAGTAAGACATTCTATAAACCCAATTTTTAAAAAGAATTCGACTTTAGATTTTAAACCACTTATTTTAACTTGTCCAAAGTTATCTGGAAAAGATGCTTTAACAAAAATTAAAGGTATAAATAAAAAGATTGAGAATGATTTGAATAACTTAGGTATTTATCATTTTGAACAAATTTCAAAATGGTCAAATAAAAATTCTGAATGGATTGAAGAGTTTTTATTGCTTCCTGGAATTGCAAGAGGTAATCAATGGGTTGAACAAGCCAAAATCTTATGTTCAGGTAGAAATACTCCTTATAGTTTGCAAGTTGAAAATGGTGAAATTGAAGTAGATTAAGTTTTAATCTACTCTTTTATTTTTACTACATATCTTCCTACTGCTTTTCCTGATAAAAGAAGCTCATAAGCAGATTTTATTTCATATAATGAAATTTCATTTACTATTGTATTTAGACTATTAATTTTCCATCTACTAGCTAGTTTTTCCCAAGCAGCTTGTTTTTTTTCTAATTTACACTCAACTGAATCAATTCCTATTAGTCTTACACCTCTTAAAATAAACGGAAATACATTTGTATTTAATTCAAAAGAAGATGTTAACCCACAACACGTTACTATTCCATCATATTTTACTTGTTTAAGTGCATTTGCTAATATTTTTCCACCAACTGTATCAATTACTCCTGAGTATTTTTCACTTAACATTGGCTTTGTAGATTCTTCTTCAAATTCTTCTCTTGAAATTACTTCATTTGCACCGATTTTTTTCAAGAATTCAACTCTTTCTTTTTTCCCTGAAATGGCAGTTATTGTATAACCCAATTTACTTAAAATCGCTATTGCAATTGAACCTACTCCACCTGTTGCACCTGTAACTAAAATATCTCCACTTTCTGGTTTTATTCCATTTTCAATTAACTCATTTACACTAAGAGCTGCTGTTAATCCAGCTGTTCCAAAAGTCATAATTTCTTTATCTGAAACAGAATCAGGAATTCGAGCAACCCAAGATGCAGGTATTTTTACAAATTGAGCATGACCTCCATTTGAATTCATCCCCATATCATAACCAGTTACTAAAACTCTCTCACCTACTTTAAAAATTGGTGAAGTTGATTCATAAACAGTTCCCGCAACATCAATTCCTGTAACATGTGGGAAATTTTTAGTGATTCCTGGATTTCCCATAGCACTTAAGGCATCTTTATAATTTAGTGAAGAGTACGTAACTTTTATTACAACTTCATTCTCTTCACATTTTGGAGTTTTTATATCTTGGACGTCTGATACAAACTCATCCTCTCCAACTTTTTCAACTACAAAAGCTTTCATTTATTTCCTTTTTCCTATTTGTATTTATACTTTAGCTAAAATATTGTAAAAGCTAAATAACATTTTGTATTAATTTATTACAACAAATTCTAATGGAACATCAAAATCCATATACTCTTTATTTATATCTTTATCAAATGCTTTATATGCTTTTGTCTCATATAAAGCTCTTAAAGCTGCTTCATCTAATCTTTTGATATTACATGAGCTTTTTAGTTTTATGTTCTCAAATAGACCATTCTTTTGCACTCTAAAGCTAATTATTACTTTTCCTTCTTCTTTTAATTTTCTTGAAATTACAGGATAGCTTTTATTTTTATTTATCTCTTGTCGTAACTGCATCATATAGTTTTGAATAAA from Arcobacter venerupis includes these protein-coding regions:
- a CDS encoding CYTH domain-containing protein codes for the protein MALEIERKYLVDLEKLGTLENGSRIKQAYLSTNKDAVVRVRVKNDKAYLTIKGSNIGVTRLEFEYEIPLDEANEMLDKLCQKPVIDKTRYLITHENHIWELDIFYGENEGLVVVEVELSSEDETIILPSWVKEEVTTDARYYNSNLMKHPFKDWQK
- the hcp gene encoding hydroxylamine reductase — translated: MSMFCYQCEMSQKGGCGSTGAVVGTCGKDENLSRLQDIMIFGLKGLSAYREHLNTFKPELTKEIDDVMSETLYFTLTNVNFNFNDHINQLMKIGRAGSLVMDRLSNTHTNKFGIPTPVTVSQNKVEGKAILVSGHDLEMFERLLIATQDKGINVYTHSEMLPAHGYPELRKYKHLKGNVGKAWFDQAKLMEKFPGTFVVNTNCIVPPKKNCGYLDRLFTYKIVGVEGSTPIENDNFDALIKRTLECADANGIDFNETTTLTTGHHYKTVLTLAPQILKALEEGKIKQFFVVAGCDAPGKGGEYYRELTSSLPKDCVIITSSCGKFRFNDIDFGEIEGTGIPRYLDLGQCNDSNGAVEIAKALSEALNTPINDLPISIVLSWMEQKAIIVLLALFSLGIKNIYLGPKPPQFVNEDIFNFLAENFNLTLTTNAKDDLAKLLIA
- a CDS encoding FAD-dependent oxidoreductase; amino-acid sequence: MNYREFEKPIQKGRNIAIIGSGPAGISLAMIMAIKGYNVTMYEGNNQIGGVLRYGIPDFRLDKTILDTIEDKLKKIGVKIRKNIMIGKNITLDDLQRDGFDAIFIGTGVWAPKKLGIKGESLGNVHFAIDYLKTPKAYDLGKKVVVIGAGNVAMDVARTAIRNGANDVSLMYRKGEEDMHAEKMEIDHAKIDGVKFNLHKLPLELTEKGIRYMTTDQEVNRESFEEADSILIAISQTARDLIVRNNTGLSLGENGLLQSDENGITARRGVFASGDVVTGARTVVEAVAFSKRVALSIEEFISKLPAKTVAS
- a CDS encoding OmpA family protein, producing MSLVKKVVFLVVLLLGFIVYSVYTFDYDTALNTNSAVSNSEKIQNKVSQIGFVDKIINMFDSSDDTQTKPFSFVLTKKDGMLVMDGIFSSEDDTKKISDILNINRDGEYTYEEDISIDEDLISKIANLITPLKDFFEDGAKLSIINNEVFLSGELKDPNYSSLLETMISRLDINIIEDIKISNPILVSESTSLENNESILNTELPNDKTVNANNKKSLNIQEIQANINKLLADKKITFERRSTSVTEDSYSTLTKISQIMKENKSLKIEIAGHTDSRGEKALNKQISQERANSVKNVLVSLGIPSDSLTAVGYGEELPLVKDDENGLSEINRRVEFNIIGE
- a CDS encoding YhdH/YhfP family quinone oxidoreductase, producing the protein MKAFVVEKVGEDEFVSDVQDIKTPKCEENEVVIKVTYSSLNYKDALSAMGNPGITKNFPHVTGIDVAGTVYESTSPIFKVGERVLVTGYDMGMNSNGGHAQFVKIPASWVARIPDSVSDKEIMTFGTAGLTAALSVNELIENGIKPESGDILVTGATGGVGSIAIAILSKLGYTITAISGKKERVEFLKKIGANEVISREEFEEESTKPMLSEKYSGVIDTVGGKILANALKQVKYDGIVTCCGLTSSFELNTNVFPFILRGVRLIGIDSVECKLEKKQAAWEKLASRWKINSLNTIVNEISLYEIKSAYELLLSGKAVGRYVVKIKE